The following coding sequences lie in one Musa acuminata AAA Group cultivar baxijiao chromosome BXJ3-1, Cavendish_Baxijiao_AAA, whole genome shotgun sequence genomic window:
- the LOC103984339 gene encoding protein NSP-INTERACTING KINASE 1 isoform X2 — translation MSSMRPRKGSTLVFWSVFFFLWTIVTATLSPKGVNFEVQVLMGIKAYLVDPHGVLENWDQDSVDPCSWTMVTCSPENSVIGLATPSQNLSGTLNPSIGNLTNLQILFLQNNNLSGPVPPEIGKLSKLQTVDLSNNYFSGKIPASVGNLNGLQYMRLNNNSLTGAFPASLVNLSQLAFLDLSYNNISGPIPKLPAKTFNIVGNPLICPSALKQKCFGMMPMPMSFDMNNSQTLVRPKSYKVILAFGSTFGSICLVCLGCGLFLWWKQSHDQQIFFDVNDLQHEELCLGNLRRFHFRELQIATNNFSSKNILGRGGFGNVYRGTLQDGTLVAIKRLKDGNAAGGEKQFKTEVEMISLAVHRNVLRLLGLSMTATERLLVYPYMSNGSVASRLKAKPTIDWSTRKKIALGAARGLLYLHEQCDPKIIHRDVKAANILLDDHCEAVVGDFGLAKLLDHRDSHVTTAVRGTVGHIAPEYLSTGQSSEKTDVFGFGILLLELITGLGAVEFGKAANQKGAMLDRVRKIHQEKKLDMLVDKDLKSDYDRVELEEIIQVALLCTQHVPGHRPKMSEVVSMLEGDGLVERWEASQRMEAHKLTVPETFSTCYSFNITDDSSLQAQAIELSGPR, via the exons ATGAGCTCGATGAGACCAAGGAAGGGCAGCACTCTGGTCTTTTGGtcggtcttcttcttcctctggacTATCGTAACTGCTACACTCTCCCCCAAAGGTGTCAACTTTGAAG TGCAAGTTTTGATGGGTATAAAAGCTTATCTTGTGGATCCTCATGGTGTTCTCGAGAATTGGGACCAGGACTCTGTTGATCCATGCAGCTGGACTATGGTCACATGCTCACCTGAGAACTCAGTCATTGGCCT GGCAACTCCAAGCCAGAATCTCTCTGGTACTCTCAATCCAAGCATAGGAAACTTGACAAACCTTCAAATTCT GTTCCTGCAGAACAATAACTTATCGGGGCCAGTACCGCCAGAAATTGGGAAGCTCTCCAAGCTTCAAACCGTTGATCTGTCCAACAACTACTTCTCCGGCAAAATCCCTGCCTCGGTGGGCAATCTGAATGGTCTTCAGTACAT GAGGCTTAATAATAACAGCCTTACTGGAGCATTTCCTGCATCTTTGGTCAATCTTTCACAACTTGCTTTTCT GGACTTGTCTTACAATAATATCAGCGGCCCTATACCTAAGCTTCCAGCGAAAACGTTCAA CATTGTTGGAAATCCTTTAATTTGTCCATCAGCTTTGAAGCAAAAATGCTTTGGAATGATGCCCATGCCAATGTCCTTCGACATGAACAATTCACAAA CTTTGGTGAGGCCCAAAAGCTACAAAGTCATTCTTGCATTTGGATCCACCTTTGGGAGCATCTGCTTAGTTTGTCTTGGCTGTGGACTTTTTCTCTGGTGGAAGCAAAGTCATGACCAACAGATATTCTTTGATGTCAACG ACTTACAACATGAAGAACTCTGCCTCGGTAATCTAAGAAGGTTTCACTTCAGGGAGCTTCAGATAGCAACAAATAACTTCAGCAGCAAAAACATACTAGGCCGTGGTGGCTTTGGAAATGTCTATCGAGGGACGCTGCAAGATGGAACTTTAGTCGCCATCAAAAGGCTCAAGGATGGAAATGCTGCAGGTGGcgagaaacaattcaaaactgaAGTTGAAATGATCAGCTTAGCAGTGCACAGAAACGTCCTTAGGTTACTTGGTCTTTCCATGACTGCCACAGAAAGGCTTCTTGTTTATCCGTACATGTCAAATGGAAGTGTTGCTTCCCGACTCAAAG CAAAACCAACAATAGACTGGAGTACCAGAAAAAAGATAGCTTTGGGAGCTGCAAGGGGCCTTCTTTATCTGCATGAGCAATGTGATCCCAAGATCATTCACAGAGATGTAAAAGCTGCCAATATACTGCTGGATGACCACTGCGAGGCTGTTGTGGGAGACTTTGGACTAGCAAAGCTTCTTGATCACAGGGATTCACATGTAACTACAGCTGTGCGGGGAACCGTGGGACACATAGCACCAGAGTATCTCTCGACGGGCCAATCCTCTGAGAAAACAGATGTATTTGGTTTTGGAATCCTCCTCCTCGAACTGATTACTGGTTTGGGAGCCGTAGAATTTGGTAAGGCAGCAAACCAGAAAGGTGCCATGCTCGATCGG GTTAGGAAGATTCACCAAGAAAAAAAACTTGACATGCTGGTTGACAAGGATCTGAAGAGCGACTACGACCGGGTTGAGCTGGAAGAGATCATCCAAGTGGCACTCCTGTGCACGCAGCACGTTCCAGGCCACAGGCCAAAGATGTCTGAGGTGGTTAGCATGCTCGAAGGTGATGGTCTCGTAGAGAGATGGGAGGCCTCTCAGAGGATGGAGGCTCATAAGCTGACGGTGCCCGAGACCTTCTCGACGTGTTATTCCTTCAACATCACCGATGACTCCTCATTACAGGCACAAGCTATTGAGCTTTCTGGACCaaggtga
- the LOC103984339 gene encoding protein NSP-INTERACTING KINASE 1 isoform X3 has product MCCTLQEDTVQEGIPCLHTSHGRRQRATPSQNLSGTLNPSIGNLTNLQILFLQNNNLSGPVPPEIGKLSKLQTVDLSNNYFSGKIPASVGNLNGLQYMRLNNNSLTGAFPASLVNLSQLAFLDLSYNNISGPIPKLPAKTFNIVGNPLICPSALKQKCFGMMPMPMSFDMNNSQSAPALVRPKSYKVILAFGSTFGSICLVCLGCGLFLWWKQSHDQQIFFDVNDLQHEELCLGNLRRFHFRELQIATNNFSSKNILGRGGFGNVYRGTLQDGTLVAIKRLKDGNAAGGEKQFKTEVEMISLAVHRNVLRLLGLSMTATERLLVYPYMSNGSVASRLKAKPTIDWSTRKKIALGAARGLLYLHEQCDPKIIHRDVKAANILLDDHCEAVVGDFGLAKLLDHRDSHVTTAVRGTVGHIAPEYLSTGQSSEKTDVFGFGILLLELITGLGAVEFGKAANQKGAMLDRVRKIHQEKKLDMLVDKDLKSDYDRVELEEIIQVALLCTQHVPGHRPKMSEVVSMLEGDGLVERWEASQRMEAHKLTVPETFSTCYSFNITDDSSLQAQAIELSGPR; this is encoded by the exons ATGTGTTGCACTCTTCAAGAAGACACAGTTCAAGAGGGGATTCCCTGCTTGCATACCAGCCATGGCCGTCGTCAAAG GGCAACTCCAAGCCAGAATCTCTCTGGTACTCTCAATCCAAGCATAGGAAACTTGACAAACCTTCAAATTCT GTTCCTGCAGAACAATAACTTATCGGGGCCAGTACCGCCAGAAATTGGGAAGCTCTCCAAGCTTCAAACCGTTGATCTGTCCAACAACTACTTCTCCGGCAAAATCCCTGCCTCGGTGGGCAATCTGAATGGTCTTCAGTACAT GAGGCTTAATAATAACAGCCTTACTGGAGCATTTCCTGCATCTTTGGTCAATCTTTCACAACTTGCTTTTCT GGACTTGTCTTACAATAATATCAGCGGCCCTATACCTAAGCTTCCAGCGAAAACGTTCAA CATTGTTGGAAATCCTTTAATTTGTCCATCAGCTTTGAAGCAAAAATGCTTTGGAATGATGCCCATGCCAATGTCCTTCGACATGAACAATTCACAAA GTGCTCCAGCTTTGGTGAGGCCCAAAAGCTACAAAGTCATTCTTGCATTTGGATCCACCTTTGGGAGCATCTGCTTAGTTTGTCTTGGCTGTGGACTTTTTCTCTGGTGGAAGCAAAGTCATGACCAACAGATATTCTTTGATGTCAACG ACTTACAACATGAAGAACTCTGCCTCGGTAATCTAAGAAGGTTTCACTTCAGGGAGCTTCAGATAGCAACAAATAACTTCAGCAGCAAAAACATACTAGGCCGTGGTGGCTTTGGAAATGTCTATCGAGGGACGCTGCAAGATGGAACTTTAGTCGCCATCAAAAGGCTCAAGGATGGAAATGCTGCAGGTGGcgagaaacaattcaaaactgaAGTTGAAATGATCAGCTTAGCAGTGCACAGAAACGTCCTTAGGTTACTTGGTCTTTCCATGACTGCCACAGAAAGGCTTCTTGTTTATCCGTACATGTCAAATGGAAGTGTTGCTTCCCGACTCAAAG CAAAACCAACAATAGACTGGAGTACCAGAAAAAAGATAGCTTTGGGAGCTGCAAGGGGCCTTCTTTATCTGCATGAGCAATGTGATCCCAAGATCATTCACAGAGATGTAAAAGCTGCCAATATACTGCTGGATGACCACTGCGAGGCTGTTGTGGGAGACTTTGGACTAGCAAAGCTTCTTGATCACAGGGATTCACATGTAACTACAGCTGTGCGGGGAACCGTGGGACACATAGCACCAGAGTATCTCTCGACGGGCCAATCCTCTGAGAAAACAGATGTATTTGGTTTTGGAATCCTCCTCCTCGAACTGATTACTGGTTTGGGAGCCGTAGAATTTGGTAAGGCAGCAAACCAGAAAGGTGCCATGCTCGATCGG GTTAGGAAGATTCACCAAGAAAAAAAACTTGACATGCTGGTTGACAAGGATCTGAAGAGCGACTACGACCGGGTTGAGCTGGAAGAGATCATCCAAGTGGCACTCCTGTGCACGCAGCACGTTCCAGGCCACAGGCCAAAGATGTCTGAGGTGGTTAGCATGCTCGAAGGTGATGGTCTCGTAGAGAGATGGGAGGCCTCTCAGAGGATGGAGGCTCATAAGCTGACGGTGCCCGAGACCTTCTCGACGTGTTATTCCTTCAACATCACCGATGACTCCTCATTACAGGCACAAGCTATTGAGCTTTCTGGACCaaggtga
- the LOC103984339 gene encoding protein NSP-INTERACTING KINASE 1 isoform X1: MSSMRPRKGSTLVFWSVFFFLWTIVTATLSPKGVNFEVQVLMGIKAYLVDPHGVLENWDQDSVDPCSWTMVTCSPENSVIGLATPSQNLSGTLNPSIGNLTNLQILFLQNNNLSGPVPPEIGKLSKLQTVDLSNNYFSGKIPASVGNLNGLQYMRLNNNSLTGAFPASLVNLSQLAFLDLSYNNISGPIPKLPAKTFNIVGNPLICPSALKQKCFGMMPMPMSFDMNNSQSAPALVRPKSYKVILAFGSTFGSICLVCLGCGLFLWWKQSHDQQIFFDVNDLQHEELCLGNLRRFHFRELQIATNNFSSKNILGRGGFGNVYRGTLQDGTLVAIKRLKDGNAAGGEKQFKTEVEMISLAVHRNVLRLLGLSMTATERLLVYPYMSNGSVASRLKAKPTIDWSTRKKIALGAARGLLYLHEQCDPKIIHRDVKAANILLDDHCEAVVGDFGLAKLLDHRDSHVTTAVRGTVGHIAPEYLSTGQSSEKTDVFGFGILLLELITGLGAVEFGKAANQKGAMLDRVRKIHQEKKLDMLVDKDLKSDYDRVELEEIIQVALLCTQHVPGHRPKMSEVVSMLEGDGLVERWEASQRMEAHKLTVPETFSTCYSFNITDDSSLQAQAIELSGPR, translated from the exons ATGAGCTCGATGAGACCAAGGAAGGGCAGCACTCTGGTCTTTTGGtcggtcttcttcttcctctggacTATCGTAACTGCTACACTCTCCCCCAAAGGTGTCAACTTTGAAG TGCAAGTTTTGATGGGTATAAAAGCTTATCTTGTGGATCCTCATGGTGTTCTCGAGAATTGGGACCAGGACTCTGTTGATCCATGCAGCTGGACTATGGTCACATGCTCACCTGAGAACTCAGTCATTGGCCT GGCAACTCCAAGCCAGAATCTCTCTGGTACTCTCAATCCAAGCATAGGAAACTTGACAAACCTTCAAATTCT GTTCCTGCAGAACAATAACTTATCGGGGCCAGTACCGCCAGAAATTGGGAAGCTCTCCAAGCTTCAAACCGTTGATCTGTCCAACAACTACTTCTCCGGCAAAATCCCTGCCTCGGTGGGCAATCTGAATGGTCTTCAGTACAT GAGGCTTAATAATAACAGCCTTACTGGAGCATTTCCTGCATCTTTGGTCAATCTTTCACAACTTGCTTTTCT GGACTTGTCTTACAATAATATCAGCGGCCCTATACCTAAGCTTCCAGCGAAAACGTTCAA CATTGTTGGAAATCCTTTAATTTGTCCATCAGCTTTGAAGCAAAAATGCTTTGGAATGATGCCCATGCCAATGTCCTTCGACATGAACAATTCACAAA GTGCTCCAGCTTTGGTGAGGCCCAAAAGCTACAAAGTCATTCTTGCATTTGGATCCACCTTTGGGAGCATCTGCTTAGTTTGTCTTGGCTGTGGACTTTTTCTCTGGTGGAAGCAAAGTCATGACCAACAGATATTCTTTGATGTCAACG ACTTACAACATGAAGAACTCTGCCTCGGTAATCTAAGAAGGTTTCACTTCAGGGAGCTTCAGATAGCAACAAATAACTTCAGCAGCAAAAACATACTAGGCCGTGGTGGCTTTGGAAATGTCTATCGAGGGACGCTGCAAGATGGAACTTTAGTCGCCATCAAAAGGCTCAAGGATGGAAATGCTGCAGGTGGcgagaaacaattcaaaactgaAGTTGAAATGATCAGCTTAGCAGTGCACAGAAACGTCCTTAGGTTACTTGGTCTTTCCATGACTGCCACAGAAAGGCTTCTTGTTTATCCGTACATGTCAAATGGAAGTGTTGCTTCCCGACTCAAAG CAAAACCAACAATAGACTGGAGTACCAGAAAAAAGATAGCTTTGGGAGCTGCAAGGGGCCTTCTTTATCTGCATGAGCAATGTGATCCCAAGATCATTCACAGAGATGTAAAAGCTGCCAATATACTGCTGGATGACCACTGCGAGGCTGTTGTGGGAGACTTTGGACTAGCAAAGCTTCTTGATCACAGGGATTCACATGTAACTACAGCTGTGCGGGGAACCGTGGGACACATAGCACCAGAGTATCTCTCGACGGGCCAATCCTCTGAGAAAACAGATGTATTTGGTTTTGGAATCCTCCTCCTCGAACTGATTACTGGTTTGGGAGCCGTAGAATTTGGTAAGGCAGCAAACCAGAAAGGTGCCATGCTCGATCGG GTTAGGAAGATTCACCAAGAAAAAAAACTTGACATGCTGGTTGACAAGGATCTGAAGAGCGACTACGACCGGGTTGAGCTGGAAGAGATCATCCAAGTGGCACTCCTGTGCACGCAGCACGTTCCAGGCCACAGGCCAAAGATGTCTGAGGTGGTTAGCATGCTCGAAGGTGATGGTCTCGTAGAGAGATGGGAGGCCTCTCAGAGGATGGAGGCTCATAAGCTGACGGTGCCCGAGACCTTCTCGACGTGTTATTCCTTCAACATCACCGATGACTCCTCATTACAGGCACAAGCTATTGAGCTTTCTGGACCaaggtga
- the LOC135628259 gene encoding protein IQ-DOMAIN 18-like, with the protein MGRKGSSSWLTAVKRAFMSPSKDSERKTSGQGEEEEKRKREKRRWTFRKPSTLEQQQQARAPTVVTPEERHAIALAVASAATAEAAVATAQAAAEVVRLTRPSASFVKEHYAAVVIQTAFRGYLARRALRALKGLVKLQALVRGHNVRKQANMTLRCMQALVRAQARVREQRMRLAQESAAAVSRGSNMSSFSCDTSFWDSKYLQELAERRSMSRDGSSFADDWDDRPRTMDEIQATLQRRKDAALRRERALSYAFSHKLLRSDRSSSRLLDEDVDGEVASAGEQRPSRWMDRWIASRSSFDNRASSRARASVGYRDPIKTLEIDTARPYSYSAPANPRRQTPPSPQPVPLHRGHHHRHQTHSPTTPSPSEMRPLQVRSASPRCGRQDHRSISTAQTPTYHPAASVPNYMAATESAKARLRSQSAPRQRPGTPDRDRASSAKKRLSFPEPENLRSPSFKSAAARFAGEPRSNVSSSCNDSLVGEASPSSTTDLRRWLR; encoded by the exons ATGGGAAGGAAGGGGAGCAGCTCTTGGCTGACGGCGGTCAAACGGGCGTTTATGTCGCCTTCTAAGGACTCCGAGAGGAAGACCTCGGgacaaggagaggaagaagagaag cggaagagggagaagaggagatgGACGTTCCGGAAGCCGTCAACGCTCGAGCAACAGCAGCAGGCGAGGGCGCCGACGGTAGTCACGCCGGAGGAAAGGCACGCTATTGCCCTTGCCGTGGCCTCCGCAGCGACGGCAGAGGCGGCGGTAGCGACGGCGCaggcggcggcggaggtggtGCGCCTCACCAGGCCTTCTGCGAGCTTCGTCAAGGAGCATTACGCCGCCGTCGTCATCCAAACCGCCTTTCGAGGATACTTG GCGAGGAGGGCACTGCGGGCTTTGAAGGGGCTGGTAAAGCTGCAGGCCTTGGTGAGGGGTCACAACGTCCGGAAGCAAGCGAACATGACGCTGCGGTGCATGCAAGCTCTGGTGAGAGCACAGGCGAGGGTGAGAGAACAGCGCATGCGGCTCGCCCAAGAGTCGGCGGCGGCGGTTTCTCGAGGTAGCAACATGTCCTCCTTCAGCTGCGACACCTCTTTCTGGGACTCCAAGTACCTCCAGGAGCTCGCGGAGAGAAGATCCATG TCGAGAGATGGGAGTAGCTTTGCTGATGATTGGGACGACCGCCCGAGAACGATGGACGAGATACAAGCGACGTTGCAACGCCGGAAGGATGCTGCTCTCAGACGAGAGAGGGCGCTCTCCTATGCCTTCTCTCATAAA CTCTTGAGATCGGATCGAAGCTCGTCGCGCCTTCTCGACGAAGACGTGGACGGCGAGGTGGCTTCGGCGGGAGAGCAGAGACCGAGCCGGTGGATGGATCGCTGGATCGCCTCAAGGTCCTCTTTTGACAACAGAGCCAGCAGCAGGGCGCGAGCCTCCGTTGGCTATCGGGATCCCATCAAGACCTTGGAGATCGACACCGCTCGACCCTACTCTTACTCCGCCCCCGCCAACCCTCGCCGCCAGACCCCGCCGTCCCCGCAGCCCGTCCCGCTCCACCGCGGTCACCACCACCGACACCAGACCCACTCGCCCACCACGCCCTCGCCCTCCGAGATGCGACCTTTGCAAGTCCGCTCCGCCAGTCCCCGCTGCGGCCGGCAGGACCACAGGAGCATCTCCACCGCCCAGACGCCGACCTACCACCCCGCGGCGTCGGTGCCGAACTACATGGCGGCGACGGAGTCCGCCAAGGCGCGGCTGCGGTCGCAGAGCGCACCGCGACAGCGACCCGGGACGCCGGACCGGGATCGGGCCAGCTCCGCCAAGAAGCGCCTCTCGTTCCCGGAGCCGGAGAACCTGCGGAGCCCGAGCTTCAAGAGCGCGGCGGCGAGGTTCGCCGGGGAGCCCCGCTCCAACGTGTCCTCGTCCTGCAACGACAGCCTCGTGGGCGAAGCGTCCCCGTCCTCGACGACGGACCTCCGGCGGTGGCTGCGGTGA
- the LOC103984310 gene encoding large ribosomal subunit protein mL101 (rPPR4), with protein sequence MATATGTKLVAKRSSKYLEEPLYKRLFRVGTKPQSVRQQLEEFLKSRKRVYKWEVDVSIRRLRGQKRFHPALKLSEVMAKRGMNLTLSDQAVRLDLVAKSRGIASAEEYFINLPESAKNHLTYGALLNCYCKELLTEKAEGLMEKMKELKFASSPMAYNSLMTLYAKTNQPGKVPGIIQEMKADDVMPDCFTFNVWMRSLAAMNDISGVERVMEEMKRDGRVAADWTTYSNLASIYVDAGMFQKAEGALKELEKRNLGQDVVAYQFLITLYGRTGNLVEVHRIWRSLKLVRPKMANVSYLNMIQVLVNLKDLPGAEACFKEWESNFSVYDIRVANAMIKAYANEGMLDKAQAVKKHAKMLGGRLNAKTWEIFMDYYMNKGDLKMAHWCADRAIKKGKSLGRFWVPPRETIITLIAYFEQKKDVAGAEKFIELLQTVEKDLGAEVFEALIRTYAAAGKRSPGMRHRLKMEHVVVGEDTEQLLESICVE encoded by the exons ATGGCTACGGCGACGGGGACGAAGCTGGTGGCGAAGCGGTCGAGCAAGTACTTGGAGGAGCCGCTCTACAAGCGGCTCTTCCGGGTGGGCACCAAACCGCAGAGCGTTCGGCAGCAGCTCGAGGAGTTCCTCAAGAGCCGCAAGCGCGTCTATAAATGGGAGGTCGACGTCTCCATCCGCAGGCTCCGCGGTCAGAAGAGGTTCCACCCCGCCCTCAAG CTGTCCGAGGTCATGGCTAAAAGAGGCATGAACTTGACACTGAGTGATCAAGCAGTCCGTCTGGATCTAGTTGCCAAATCCCGAGGCATTGCTTCGGCCGAAGAGTACTTCATCAATCTACCAGAGTCTGCTAAAAATCACCTTACATATGGTGCACTCCTCAACTGCTATTGCAAAGAACTACTGACGGAAAAGGCAGAGGGCCTCATGGAGAAAATGAAGGAATTGAAGTTTGCGTCAAGCCCGATGGCCTACAACAGCTTGATGACCCTATATGCTAAAACCAATCAACCAGGAAAAGTTCCTGGCATAATTCAAGAGATGAAAGCTGATGATGTCATGCCAGATTGCTTTACTTTCAATGTCTGGATGAGATCTCTTGCTGCGATGAATGACATATCTGGGGTTGAGAGGGTCATGGAAGAGATGAAAAGAGATGGGAGAGTTGCTGCTGATTGGACAACTTACAGTAATCTTGCATCCATTTATGTAGATGCTGGCATGTTTCAGAAAGCAGAAGGAGCTCTGAAGGAATTAGAAAAGAGGAACTTAGGTCAAGATGTTGTAGCTTATCAGTTTCTCATCACTTTGTATGGTCGAACAGGGAACCTGGTTGAAGTGCACCGGATATGGAGATCTCTAAAGCTGGTACGTCCAAAGATGGCAAATGTGAGCTATTTGAATATGATTCAGGTGCTGGTGAATTTGAAGGATTTGCCAGGCGCTGAGGCATGTTTTAAGGAATGGGAATCCAACTTCTCAGTATATGATATCCGAGTGGCTAATGCAATGATTAAAGCTTATGCTAATGAAGGAATGCTAGATAAAGCCCAAGCTGTTAAGAAACATGCGAAAATGCTTGGTGGAAGACTCAATGCCAAAACATGggagatatttatggattattatATGAATAAAGGGGATCTGAAAATGGCACATTGGTGTGCCGATCGTGCAATTAAGAAGGGGAAAAGCCTTGGTAGATTTTGGGTCCCACCCCGTGAGACCATAATTACTTTAATTGCATACTTCGAGCAAAAGAAGGATGTTGCAGGTGCTGAGAAATTCATCGAGCTTCTGCAGACGGTGGAGAAAGACCTCGGGGCTGAGGTGTTTGAGGCACTTATAAGGACATACGCAGCTGCTGGGAAGAGGAGCCCTGGTATGCGTCATCGCTTGAAGATGGAGCATGTGGTTGTTGGTGAAGACACCGAACAATTGCTCGAGTCGATCTGTGTGGAATAA